The DNA window GCCCCCAACCGAGCACCAGCCACAAAACGCACAGTCCCGCTGTCACCGCAAACAACGTGGGCACACCAGACCACTTGACCAGTGCGCCGCCCAAGGCACCGCCCGCAAACAGGCCCAGTGACTGCAAGGTGTTGTAGGTGCCCAGGGCCGCACCACGTACCTGGGGCGGCGCCATGCGCGAGACCAGGCTGGGCTGGCTGGCCTCCAGCGCATTGAAGCCGCAAAAGAAAACGAATAGCAGCAGCGCCAGCAGCCACAACGTGGGTGTGCCGCCGCTGGCCGACAGCAACCACAGCCCGCCTTGCACCACCAGGATGAGCGCCATGGCGCCCAGCAGCGCGGCGCGCAGGTGGCCGCGCCGCTCCAGCGCAAACAGCCCGCCCATGGCGACGAAGGACAACACCACCGCCGGCAGATACACCTGCCAGTGGTCGGCGCGACCCAGGCCCGCCTGTACCAGCATGGCGGGCACGGCCACCCACATCGAGAGCTGCACCGTGTGCAGGGTAAAAACGCCCAGGTTCAAGCGCAGCAAGTCGGGGTTCCTGAAGACCTCGGCCAGGCTGCCGCGCGGCCCCTGTCCGGCGTGGCCTGTCTCGGGCGGCACCCACCACACCACCACGGCAATACCGGCCAGCGCCAGCGCACAGGTCAGGCCAAACAGGCCCGCCAGGCCGACCTTCGCCGTCAGCAAGGGCGCGGCCACCAGGGCCACGGCAAACATCAGGCCGATGCTGCCGCCCACCAGCGCCATGGCCTTGGTGCGCACACCGTCGCGTGTCTGGTCCGCCAGCAAGGCGGTGACGGCGGCCGAGACCGCGCCAGCCCCTTGTATCGCCCGGCCTGCAAGCAAGCCGGTGACGCTATCGGCCAAGGCCGCCAGCAGACTGCCCACGGCAAAAACCAGCAAACCGGCCACGATGATGCGTTTGCGCCCAAACCGGTCGGACGCCATGCCCAACGGCAGCTGCAGCACCGCCTGCGTAAGGCCGTAAATGCCCATGGCCAAGCCCACCAGCGCCGGGTCATCCCCGCCGGGGTATTTGCGCGCCTCAAGAGCGAACACGGGGAGCACCAAAAACAGGCCCAGCATGCGCAGCGCAAAGATCAGCGCCAGGCTGATGCTGGAGCGGCGCTCCAGCGCGGTCATGCGTGTGCTGGGGGGTGTGGGCCGCGTTGCAGTAGCGGCTGACTGGGAAGAATAATCTGGCACGGTGTGCGCTGAGGTCCGATGAAGCAAAACCGGGATTTTCGCCCATTGGCCGTCGAGGTGCCGACATGGCTGCAAACTTGGCGCCAGCCTGTGCCCCGCTCCAAGCGCTGGGCTATGCACACCATCCGGCGCACGCCCCGGGTCTGCACCAAGCACAAGGAAACTCGCGCTGCTCCGCAGCGCGAGACGTCCCACCCGTTACATTTAAGGCAAAAACTACCTCTAACGCTTTCTGGATAAGCGCTAGCAGCTATTGTTTTGGGAGTTTTGTGGTCATCACACGGGTGGCCACCCCTCATCCCTTCATGAGGCCCCGCTGTCTGCGCCAGCCCAAGAACCCCAGCATGGCCGACAGCAGCCCCAGCGCCCACGGCGCATCCACGGGAATGGCCACCGCGCCGCCCCCGACAGGGCCCGCTGCCAACGCAAAGGGGTCGCTGATACGGCCCGGGGTTGCATCAGAGTCCCCCGCGCCGTTGTCCGTGATGGTGTAGGTCACCGTCAGGCGATCAGCGCTGAGCGTGGCGCTACCCAGTTGGAACCAGGTGGATGCCGCCACCACGCCACCAACGGCAGGGGTGGCGGGGCCGTACTTCCAGAACTGGATGCCTGCAGGCAGCGGTTGGGAATAGGTGATCGTCATCGTCACCGAACCGGTGCAGCCCGTGGACTGGAAGGCGTACTCCCCATACGGCATGGTCACGCCTGCTGGGGCGGGATTGGACAATCCGGAAAAACCGCTGGTGGCGGCCAGCGTGCAAGCGGGCCCAACGCCAGAAAGATTTGCCGTCGCAGCACCCGCCATGCCCGGAGGCGTACCCGTCACCGTGAGCAAGCGGGGCGTTACCGCGTTGGATGCGGCCGATGGCGCGCCCATACCGACAGCGTTGTTCGCCCTCACTGTGAACGTATACGTCGTGCCGTTGGTGAGACCCGTAAAGGTAACCGGCGAGGCGGTGCCCGTGGCCGTCGCGCCCCCAGGGCTGGCGGTAACGGTGTATCCGGTGATCGCGCTTCCACCCGTGAAGGCCGGAGGGGTGAATGCCACAGTGGCCTGCGCATTCGCAGCGCTCGCCGTGCCGATGGTCGGCGCGCCCGGCGCCACGGCATTCACGGTGAAAGTGCGGGTCACCTGGGTCGCAGGCAAATAGGAGCCATTGCCGGCTTGGTCGGCGTTGATGGTGCAACTGCCCGCCGTCACAAAGCTCAGCAGGCCGCCGCTGGTGATGGTGCACACGCTGGTGGTGGACGAGGTGAAGGTCGGCGTCAACCCTGAATCGGAGGTAGCGGTCAGCGTGGGCGTCGTACCGAAGTTCTGCGCGCTGGGGTTGGCGAAGGTGATGGTCTGCGTTGCCGCGGGCGTGATGCTGTTCGAGGCCGCCGAGGCGCCACCGGTGAGGGGCACAGCATTGGTCGCCGTCACCGTGAAGGTGTATGCCACCCCGTTGGTCAGTCCCGTAACGACAATGGGGGAACTCGCCCCTTGCACAGGTGCTACATCCGCCGGGTTGGCCGTCACGGTATAGCTGGTAATCGCTGAGCCACCGTTATTCGATGGGGCCACAAACGCAATGCTTGCCTGGGTGTCGCCTGCGATCGCCGTGCCGATAGTCGGCGCGCCCGGCGCCACGGGATTCACGGTGAAAGTGTGGCTCACCTGAGGGGCAGGCAGAAAGGATGTATCGCCCGCCTGGTCCGCATTGATGGTGCAGTTGCCCGCGGCAACAAAGGTCAGGGCAATTCCACTGACAGTACACACTCCGGTCGTTGAAGAGGTGAAGGTCACAACATACCCAGCCCCTGCCGACGAACTGGCGGCCAGTGTGGGCGAAGTCCCAAAGTTCTGCGTGCCGGGATTGGCGAAGGTGATGGTCTGCGGCGCCGCAGGTATCACCGAGTTGGAGGCAGCCGATGCTGCGCCTGCGCCCGCACTGTTGGTTGCAGTGACGGTGAATGTGTAGGAAGTGCCGTTGGACAGACCTGTCACGGTAATGGGTGAACCCGAACCGGTGCCGGTAGCCCCCAACGGGTTCGAGGTCACGGTGTAACCGCTAGCAAGGATCGGAG is part of the Simplicispira sp. 125 genome and encodes:
- a CDS encoding MFS transporter, yielding MTALERRSSISLALIFALRMLGLFLVLPVFALEARKYPGGDDPALVGLAMGIYGLTQAVLQLPLGMASDRFGRKRIIVAGLLVFAVGSLLAALADSVTGLLAGRAIQGAGAVSAAVTALLADQTRDGVRTKAMALVGGSIGLMFAVALVAAPLLTAKVGLAGLFGLTCALALAGIAVVVWWVPPETGHAGQGPRGSLAEVFRNPDLLRLNLGVFTLHTVQLSMWVAVPAMLVQAGLGRADHWQVYLPAVVLSFVAMGGLFALERRGHLRAALLGAMALILVVQGGLWLLSASGGTPTLWLLALLLFVFFCGFNALEASQPSLVSRMAPPQVRGAALGTYNTLQSLGLFAGGALGGALVKWSGVPTLFAVTAGLCVLWLVLGWGLHPVPRQGNGGH